Below is a window of Gemmatimonadota bacterium DNA.
TCTCGAGTTGAAGACCAGAGAGTCTCCGGTCAGATCTAGATTGATGGCGCTCAAGTTGATATCGGCGTTGTCGCCAAAGCGGCGACTGGACAGCTCCACCGAACCGGACTGAGTTTCAACGACGTACCATCGACTGGACTCGTAGAATCGGATCACCACGGATTCACGGATGCGCACAGCGGTCGCGCGCGCCAAAGTCAGGTCCTGCGCGAACACCAGCGCGGCACGTCGCGCAGCGATTCGTTGGTAGTAACCGCTGAACGAGAGTGAGGCAAAGCCGAGCGTGAGCGCGGTCAATACCAACACGACCGTCATTTCCAGAAGCGTGAAGCCCCGTGTCTTCCGGCTCGAGCCGGTCTCCGGGTTGCGCGCACTTCCGGTCGACAATCTGATCCCTTTGACGTTGGTGGATATCTCAAAGATCCTACACTCCGGGCTTGGCTTCAACGTTTTTCCTTCGCTCACCCCCAACGCGCACGGGGGACAAGCTGCGCTATCCATCCCGCGCATGCGCCCTCGCCTGTAACTTTCTCGCGACTAATGGACGGGGAACTTCCGACTAATTCCCACCCGGAGCACACTTCCCGGATGCATCACAGCCTCTGCCTCACCCTCGCCGCGCTCGCGACCTTCGGCGTACCTGTCCAGGGACAGATCGCCGCGTCTGAGTCAGCAGCCGCCATGGCGTTCGTGTCCGTCGGCACGAGGAGGACCTCTCTCAGAAACAGGGGTGCCTGGATGGTCGGCGGCGACGCCCGGATCTCCTTCGGCACCTCTTTCTCGTTGGGAGGGGGCGGGTGGGCGTTGGCGAAGCCACTGAAGATCTCAGGCGTCGCGGGCGCGTCCGACCTCGAATTGGCGATCTCATACGCGGGTGTGCAGTCGGAGTATCGGCTCGCGCAAGCGCGAGCCATCGGCATCGGGCTGCGCCTGCTGGTGGGTGCGGGCAACGCCAAGATCAGCCTGCCCATCGTCGGCACCGAGCTCGCCGCGGACAATTTCGGCGTCGTAGAGCCTGAGGTCGTCGGCGTTTTCCCCCTGAGCGACCTCGCCGAGCTCCGGGCCCAGCTCGGCTACCGCTTCGTCTACGGCGTCGAAGATCTCCCTCAGGTCGGTCCCGAACATCTGCGTGGCGCAACGCTCACCGTCTCGCTCTTGTTGGGGCCCTTCTAGCGCCACTCGATACGGCTTACGAAAGGCGATCGGCGAGCGCGGACAGCTCGCGCGTGGTCACCGAGACCGCGGCCAATCCCGGCGCTTCTTCGCCCTTGAGCTCCTCGACGATGTCCATGAAGCGCTGGACCTCATGGGGGTGCGAGCGCAGCAACTCGCTGGTAGCCCTGGACGGATCCGCTGCACCTACGGTCTTCGTGACGGCCGCGAAGACGAGGCGTCTGTGCGCCCGGGAAAGCTCCGCTGACAGAACCTGCGCGGCACGCTGCTCCCAGTGATCGTCGCCCGCCGCCGCAAACGTACTACGGCGCAGCCAGGGCACGTGGAAGGCCTCTGAGATCTCGTAGTAGATTCGGCCGGTGTCGAGCGTGCCCGCCTCGGTCTCGCGCCCGATCTCGAGGATCTCCAGTAGTTGGTCCAGGAAGCGGAGCGTGATCAGCCGCTGAGAGAAGGCCTCGTCGGCGCCGACCTCTCGGATCTCATCCACGCGGGCCTCGAACAGCGCGCGGTCTTCCCCGGTGACGATCTCACTAAACGAGTTCCG
It encodes the following:
- a CDS encoding GspH/FimT family pseudopilin; the encoded protein is MSTGSARNPETGSSRKTRGFTLLEMTVVLVLTALTLGFASLSFSGYYQRIAARRAALVFAQDLTLARATAVRIRESVVIRFYESSRWYVVETQSGSVELSSRRFGDNADINLSAINLDLTGDSLVFNSRGIADLSGASGALGTASFSSGATMYTVSFNSMGASKVEQT